Proteins co-encoded in one Rhopalosiphum maidis isolate BTI-1 chromosome 2, ASM367621v3, whole genome shotgun sequence genomic window:
- the LOC113553480 gene encoding protein bark beetle-like, translating to MALTTVKLLGLFQFIEIFAFHTHADYTWANGLKSNKGYTEWSGGIVANHHRLKTDQSPYFILNNVIIEDTGQLIIDPGVILKFSPKTGITVKGSIIANGDAHNKIVMTSSANVEDTDDGLSQSSSNIRLVDGPSILAGRLQLFYKGAWRSVCTSTQWNNADLQTTCRHLGFRGGKFLRWMEPKVDKLHTRLLLSNLQCQGIENDLNSCSGWKNKKLGSGSCDLKQDIAIECQPYYENSFVVKSYWKGLKFEKAQFKKSLIHHNTLYQPVSLSELNHVILTYAGVGAEFKSTSVIEVDGVPPLLRNVSILHSAYNGINITTSDSILDLQDCIIKNNRGHGIFMNSSFGQLSLIKTLVSNNKGDGIHMVQGNVNRDLMNNVNELCSLPTTTSQTFPVLVSVQQNSYNAKQINCYKSLFTKIGQVLTVNIEHTRSQHFDNNSFIYIYDGEVSTPDRLLATISVLNNTVPQSVTSSRNNILIQFSAPARTNVFGLLRVTSGFVKWHSINISESILSDNIGSGLFVENLYSAVSIFNSSVHNNSGSAGVNVFNGSADITILGSEIVYNNGFGILTNTNGGVRNVTYSLIKSNSGPGIAVRLLDKTISNVPQKTILTYSQINNNTVEIDGWCHGKSQINVTGNVFSFSIYALEIKSCIERQATTTHVIISYNEFFNNKKLAVLIRPMLNMDAILEFNRFKKQEYGCILIRNEHFDEDFDESPTTALLRYNEFYDNSGSYVVNLGLSTYSQLHNLLFTWNYLKNNKITQPFKLVSRNKVAAVIVVASSNIIVMRNIIENPLSNYEIGVQLEDQSLIVNTTYNWLGNTDDHFIINRLFHRRDRYNLAKIEFVPFLLHPTNPGTTSIMTVSTVITQLYKEPNDFGGEVDGVETVYSGDMLLQETLMWRLVEN from the exons atggctTTAACTACAGTGAAATTACTAGGCCTATTTcagtttattgaaatattcgcATTTCATACACATGCCGATTACACTTGGGCTAATGGACTTAAATCTAATAAAGGCTATACAGAATGGTCTGGAGGAATCGTTGCTAATCATCATCGTTTAAAAACCGACCAAAGCCCATACTTCatcttaaataatgttattattgaagATACTGGTCAGCTTATTATAGATCCAGgagtaatacttaaattttcaccaaaaactGGGATCACAGTGAAAGGATCAATTATTgcaaat gGAGATGCTCATAACAAAATTGTAATGACATCTAGTGCTAATGTAGAAGACACAGATGATGGTTTAAGTCAGTCTTCTTCAAACATAAGACTTGTAGATGGTCCTAGTATACTAGCTGGACgtttacagttattttataaaggtgCTTGGAGATCAGTCTGTACATCAACACA atGGAACAATGCAGACCTCCAAACAACATGTCGGCATTTAGGCTTTCGCGGAGGTAAATTTTTACGTTGGATGGAACCTAAAGTAGATAAGCTGCACACACGACTTCTGTTGTCTAATTTACAATGCCAAGGtattgaaaatgatttaaatagctGTAGCggatggaaaaataaaaaattaggatCTGGTAGCTGTG atCTTAAGCAAGATATTGCTATTGAATGTCAgccatattatgaaaatagctTTGTTGTAAAAAGTTATTGGAaaggtcttaaatttgaaaaagccCAGttcaaaaaatcattaatacatcataataccTTATATCAACCAGTCTCACTATCTGAACTAAATCATGTTATATTAAC ataTGCTGGAGTTGGTGCTGAGTTTAAATCTACTTCAGTCATAGAAGTTGATGGAGTACCACCGTTATTAAGAAATGTGTCAATATTACATTCTGCATATAATGGAATTAACATAACAACATCAGATTCCATACTAGATTTACAAgactgtattattaaaaataatagag GACatggtatttttatgaattcatCTTTTGGtcaattaagtttaataaaaacgttggtGTCTAACAACAAAGGAGATGGTATACATATGGTTCAAGGCAATGTCAATCGCGATCTCATGAATAATGTTAATGAATTATGTTCTCTTCCAACAACAACTAGTCAAACATTTCCTGTGCTTGTTTCTGTGcaacaaaatagttataacGCTAAACAAATTAACTGCTACAag AGTTTATTCACTAAAATTGGACAAGTTTTAACTGTTAACATTGAACATACCCGTTCTCAACATTTTGACAATAATTCattcatatacatttatgatgGAGAAGTATCAACTCCTGATAG gctTTTAGCTACTATTTctgtacttaataatacagtaCCACAATCAGTAACATCAAGTCGTAACaacatattaattcaattttctgCACCAGCTAGAACAAATGTATTTGGTCTTCTTAGGGTAACTTCAGGATTTG taaaatggcatagtattaatatatctgAAAGTATTCTATCTGATAATATTGGCTCTGGATTATTTGTTGAGAATTTATATAGTGCTGTGTCAATATTCAACTCTTCTGTGCACAACAACAGTGGAAGTGCTGGAGTCAATGTTTTTAATGGTTCTGCTGACATAACTATATTAGGTTCagaaattgtgtataataacggatttggaattttaactaatactaATGGTGGAGTACGTAATGTTACATATTCATTAATCAAGTCAAATTCAGGACCAGGAATAGCTGTTCGGTTATTAGACAAAACAATCAGCAATGTACctcagaaaacaattttaacatattctCAGATCAATAACAATACAGTAGAAATTGATGGATGGTGTCATGGCAAGTCACAGATAAATGTCACAGgaaatgtttttagttttagcaTTTAtgcattagaaataaaatcatgTATTGAGCGACAAGCTACTACAACTCATGtaattatatcgtataatgaattttttaataataaaaagttggcAGTACTTATAAGACCAATGCTTAACATGGATGCAATTTTGGAGTTCAATCGATTCAAAAAACAAGAGTATGGTTGCATATTAATTAGAAATGAACATTTTGATGAAGATTTTGATGAATCGCCAACAACTGCTTTACTGagatataatgaattttacgATAACAGTGGAAGCTATGTTGTTAATTTAGGACTAAGTACTTATAGCCAACTACATAATTTGCTATTCACGtggaattatttaaagaacaataaaataactcaaCCTTTTAagttggtttcaagaaataaaGTGGCGGCAGTAATTGTTGTTGCTTCTTCTAATATAATTGTCAtgagaaatattattgaaaacccGTTATCAAATTATGAAATAGGAGTACAACTTGAAGATCAAAGTCTCATAGTAAACACTACTTATAATTGGTTGGGAAACACTGatgatcattttattataaatagattatttcacag GCGTGATCGGTATAATTTggctaaaattgaatttgttccCTTCTTGTTACATCCTACAAATCCTGGTACTACGTCAATAATGACTGTTTCTACAGTTATAACCCAATTGTATAAAGAACCCAATGATTTTGGTGGAGAAGTTGATGGTGTAGAAACCGTATATAGTGGTGATATGTTGTTACAAGAGACATTAATGTGGCGTCTAgtggaaaattaa
- the LOC113553315 gene encoding ribosome maturation protein SBDS-like, protein MSKIFTPTNQIRLTNVAVVRMKKNGKRFEIACYKNKVVSWRNGIEKDIDEVLQTHSVFTNVSKGQVAKKEDLQKIFDTDNLTDICRHILEKGELQISDKERSAQLDASYKDIATIVADKCVNPDTKRPYSVTMIEKAMKDVHYSVKPNRNSKQQALEVIRLIKTVLPLDRAMMRLKVESTSKDAKKLKEKFVALASSVESENWDSGEITLILLIDPGNYRQIDELVRSDSKGTTQMEVLSLKEVVEGDSFLD, encoded by the exons ATGTCGAAGATATTTACTCCTACTAATCAAATTCGTCTCACTAATGTGGCTGTTGTtcggatgaaaaaaaatggtaaacgATTCGAAATAGCGTGCTATAAGAATAAAGTAGTTTCGTGGAGGAATGGCAT tgAAAAAGATATTGATGAGGTGTTACAAACACATTCTGTATTTACTAATGTATCCAAAGGCCAGGTGGCCAAAAAGGAAGATTTACAAAAGATTTTTGACACTGATAACTTAACCGATATTTGCAGACATATATTAGAGAAAGGAGAGTTACAGATTTCTGATAAAGAAAGATCTGCTCAATTGGATGCTTCTTACAAAGATATTGCCACTATTGTTGCag aTAAATGTGTTAACCCAGATACAAAAAGACCTTATTCTGTAACTATGATAGAAAAAGCAATGAAAGATGTACATTATTCAGTAAAACCGAATAGAAACTCAAAACAAcaa GCTCTTGAAGTCATACGTTTAATCAAGACTGTGCTTCCACTTGATAGAGCTATGATGAGGCTAAAAGTTGAATCAACAAGCAAAGatgcaaaaaaattgaaggaaAAATTTGTTGCTTTAGCATCATCTGTAGAGTCAGAAAATTGGGATTCTGGAGAAATtactttg ATACTACTTATTGATCCTGGAAACTATAGGCAAATAGATGAACTTGTGAGATCAGATTCTAAAGGTACCACTCAAATGGAAGTTCTTAGTTTAAAAGAAGTTGTAGAAGGAGACagttttttagattaa
- the LOC113552673 gene encoding uncharacterized protein LOC113552673, producing MHRMDGLRTSEELELTNAVDKLAEKTPPKDGMSKVLTDKKADDAVPEQNKNISTNRVQLRYTININPWAKEFTPISQSNSTLDDDSNRLIRSDYERQTFKLNPIAEDFSCTIQPINLNKNLLSKKIYNPKINELPLYESVACQSNSNFDDDSNQLIKSDNERPGFKLNPMAGEYIPLCQINSTLEEDINELRSINERPTINLNPMIKEFIPIRKINSTLAEEINELRSINERPTFKLNPMAGEYIPLCQRNSTFDDDSNLLTRSDNERLTFKLNPMIEEFIPIRKIISTLEEEINELIRSDNERLTINLNPMAGEYIPLCQINSTVEEDINESIRRINERTEHKLNPMTEDFTPLCQSNSTFDVDSNLLIKSNNERPAFKLNPKAEEYIPLCQINSTLEEDINEVRSINERPTINLNPMAGEYIPLCQRNSTFNDDSNLLTRSDNERQTFKLNPMIKEFIPIRKIISTLEEEINELIRSDNERPAFKLNPMAGEYIPLYQINSTLEEDINELRSINERPTFKLNPMAGEYIPLYQINSTLEEDINELRSINERPTINLNPMAGEYIPLCQRNSTFNDDSNLLTRNDNERLTFKLNPMTKEFIPIRQITSTLEEDINELVRIGNERPTFKLNPMAGEYIPLCQINSTLEEDINELRSINERPTINLNPMAREYIPLCQSNSTFDDDSNLLIRTDNERPAFKLNPMAGEFIPLCQINSTVEEDINELVRIDNERLTINLNPMAEEYIPLCQINSTLEEDINEVRSINERPTFKLNPMAGEYIPLCQRNSTFNDDSNLLTRSDNERLTFKLNPMTKEFILLCQSNSNFDDDSNQLIKSDNERPGFKLNPMAGEYIPLCQINSTLEEDINELRSINERPTINLNPMAREYIPLCQSNSTFDDDSNLLIRTDNERPAFKLNPMAGEFIPLCQINSTVEEDINELVRIDNERLTINLNPMAEEYIPLCQINSTLEEDINEVRSINERPTFKLNPMAGEYIPLCQRNSTFNDDSNLLTRSDNERLTFKLNPMTKEFILLCQSNSNFDDDSNQLIKSDNERPGFKLNPMAGEYIPLCQINSTLEEDINELRSINERPTINLNPMIKEFIPIRKINSTLAEEINELRSINERPTFKLNPMAGEYIPLCQINSTLEEDINELRSINERPTINLNPMAREYIPLCQSNSTFDDDSNLLIRTDNERLTFKLNPMTKEFVPLCQSNSTFDDDSNLLIRTDNERPAFKLNPMAGEFIPLCQINSTVEEDINELVRIDNERLTINLNPMAEEYIPLCQINSTLEEDINEVRSINERPTINLNPMAGEYIPLCQRNSTFNDDSNLLTRSDNERLTFKLNPMTKEFILLCQSNSTFDDHSNLLIRSDNERPAFKLNPMAGEFIPLCQINSTVEEDINELRSINERPTINLNPMTMEFIPIRQINSTLEEEINELIKSDNERTTFKLNPMAGEFTPLSQRNSTFDDDRNQLMKSDNEISNTEIVEHFIPGAA from the exons ACACCACCTAAGGATGGAATGTCAAAAGTGCTCACGGACAAAAAAGCTGATGACGCAGTACCAgaacagaataaaaatatatcgacgAACAGAGTTCAATTGCGATACACAATCAACATAAATCCTTGGGCTAAGGAATTTACCCCTATTAGTCAGAGTAATTCCACTTTGGACGACGATAGCAATCGATTGATTAGGAGTGATTACGAACGACAAACATTCAAGCTAAATCCGATAGCTGAGGATTTTTCATGTACAATTCAACCCAtcaatttgaacaaaaatctTTTATCTAAAAAGATCTACAATCccaaaatta acGAGTTGCCGTTGTACGAGTCTGTTGCTTGTCAGAGTAACTCTAATTTTGATGACGATAGTAATCAATTGATAAAGAGTGATAACGAACGACCAGGATTTAAGTTAAATCCGATGGCTGGGGAGTACATCCCGCTTTGTCAGATCAATTCTACATTAGAAGAAGATATCAATGAATTAAGAAGTATTAACGAACGTCCAACAATTAACCTAAATCCGATGATCAAGGAGTTCATCCCAATTCGTAAGATCAACTCTACATTAGCAGAAGAAATCAATGAATTAAGAAGTATTAATGAACGTCCAACATTTAAGCTAAATCCGATGGCTGGGGAGTATATCCCGCTTTGTCAGCGTAATTCTACTTTTGATGACGATAGTAATCTATTGACAAGGAGTGATAACGAACGACTAACATTTAAGCTAAATCCGATGATCGAGGAGTTCATACCAATTCGTAAGATCATCTCTACATTAGAAGAAGAAATCAATGAATTAATAAGGAGTGATAACGAACGACTAACAATTAACCTAAATCCGATGGCTGGGGAGTACATTCCGCTTTGTCAGATCAATTCTACAGTAGAAGAAGATATTAATGAATCAATAAGACGTATTAACGAACGAACTGAACATAAGCTCAACCCAATGACTGAGGACTTTACCCCACTTTGTCAGAGTAACTCTACATTTGATGTCGATAGTAATCTATTGATAAAGAGTAATAACGAACGACCAGCATTTAAGCTAAATCCGAAGGCTGAGGAGTACATCCCGCTTTGTCAGATCAATTCTACATTAGAAGAAGATATCAATGAAGTAAGAAGTATTAACGAACGTCCAACAATTAACCTAAATCCGATGGCTGGGGAGTATATCCCGCTTTGTCAGCGTAACTCTACTTTTAATGACGATAGTAATCTATTGACAAGGAGTGATAACGAACGACAAACATTTAAGCTAAATCCGATGATCAAGGAGTTCATACCAATTCGTAAGATCATCTCTACATTAGAAGAAGAAATCAATGAATTAATAAGGAGTGATAACGAACGACCAGCATTTAAGCTAAATCCGATGGCTGGGGAGTACATTCCGCTTTATCAGATCAATTCTACATTAGAAGAagatattaatgaattaagaAGTATTAACGAACGTCCAACATTTAAGCTAAATCCGATGGCTGGGGAGTACATCCCGCTTTATCAGATCAATTCTACATTAGAAGAAGATATCAATGAATTAAGAAGTATTAACGAACGTCCAACAATTAACCTAAATCCGATGGCTGGGGAGTATATCCCGCTTTGTCAGCGTAACTCTACTTTTAATGACGATAGTAATCTATTGACAAGGAATGATAACGAACGACTAACATTTAAACTAAATCCGATGACCAAGGAGTTCATCCCAATTCGTCAGATCACCTCTACATTAGAAGAAGATATCAATGAATTAGTAAGGATTGGTAACGAACGTCCAACATTTAAGCTAAATCCGATGGCTGGGGAGTACATCCCGCTTTGTCAGATCAATTCTACATTAGAAGAAGATATCAATGAATTAAGAAGTATTAACGAACGTCCAACAATTAACCTAAATCCGATGGCTAGGGAGTATATCCCGCTTTGTCAGAGTAACTCTACATTTGATGACGATAGTAATCTATTGATAAGGACTGATAATGAACGACCAGCATTTAAGCTAAATCCGATGGCTGGGGAGTTCATCCCGCTTTGTCAGATCAACTCTACAGTAGAAGAAGATATCAATGAATTAGTAAGGATTGATAACGAACGACTAACAATTAACCTAAATCCGATGGCTGAGGAGTACATCCCGCTTTGTCAGATCAATTCTACATTAGAAGAAGATATCAATGAAGTAAGAAGTATTAACGAACGTCCAACATTTAAGCTAAATCCGATGGCTGGGGAGTATATCCCGCTTTGTCAGCGTAACTCTACTTTTAATGACGATAGTAATCTATTGACAAGGAGTGATAACGAACGACTAACATTTAAGCTAAATCCGATGACCAAGGAGTTCATCCTACTTTGTCAGAGTAACTCTAATTTTGATGACGATAGTAATCAATTGATAAAGAGTGATAACGAACGACCAGGTTTTAAGTTAAATCCGATGGCTGGGGAGTACATCCCGCTTTGTCAGATCAATTCTACATTAGAAGAAGATATCAATGAATTAAGAAGTATTAACGAACGTCCAACAATTAACCTAAATCCGATGGCTAGGGAGTATATCCCGCTTTGTCAGAGTAACTCTACATTTGATGACGATAGTAATCTATTGATAAGGACTGATAATGAACGACCAGCATTTAAGCTAAATCCGATGGCTGGGGAGTTCATCCCGCTTTGTCAGATCAACTCTACAGTAGAAGAAGATATCAATGAATTAGTAAGGATTGATAACGAACGACTAACAATTAACCTAAATCCGATGGCTGAGGAGTACATCCCGCTTTGTCAGATCAATTCTACATTAGAAGAAGATATCAATGAAGTAAGAAGTATTAACGAACGTCCAACATTTAAGCTAAATCCGATGGCTGGGGAGTATATCCCGCTTTGTCAGCGTAACTCTACTTTTAATGACGATAGTAATCTATTGACAAGGAGTGATAACGAACGACTAACATTTAAGCTAAATCCGATGACCAAGGAGTTCATCCTACTTTGTCAGAGTAACTCTAATTTTGATGACGATAGTAATCAATTGATAAAGAGTGATAACGAACGACCAGGTTTTAAGTTAAATCCGATGGCTGGGGAGTACATCCCGCTTTGTCAGATCAATTCTACATTAGAAGAAGATATCAATGAATTAAGAAGTATTAACGAACGTCCAACAATTAACCTAAATCCGATGATCAAGGAGTTCATCCCAATTCGTAAGATCAACTCTACATTAGCAGAAGAAATCAATGAATTAAGAAGTATTAATGAACGTCCAACATTTAAGCTAAATCCGATGGCTGGGGAGTACATCCCGCTTTGTCAGATCAATTCTACATTAGAAGAAGATATCAATGAATTAAGAAGTATTAACGAACGTCCAACAATTAACCTAAATCCGATGGCTAGGGAGTATATCCCGCTTTGTCAGAGTAACTCTACATTTGATGACGATAGTAATCTATTGATAAGGACTGATAATGAACGACTAACATTTAAACTAAATCCGATGACCAAAGAGTTCGTCCCACTTTGTCAGAGTAACTCTACATTTGATGACGATAGTAATCTATTGATAAGGACTGATAATGAACGACCAGCATTTAAGCTAAATCCGATGGCTGGGGAGTTCATCCCGCTTTGTCAGATCAACTCTACAGTAGAAGAAGATATCAATGAATTAGTAAGGATTGATAACGAACGACTAACAATTAACCTAAATCCGATGGCTGAGGAGTACATCCCGCTTTGTCAGATCAATTCTACATTAGAAGAAGATATCAATGAAGTAAGAAGTATTAACGAACGTCCAACAATTAACCTAAATCCGATGGCTGGGGAGTATATCCCGCTTTGTCAGCGTAACTCTACTTTTAATGACGATAGTAATCTATTGACAAGGAGTGATAACGAACGACTAACATTTAAGCTAAATCCGATGACCAAGGAGTTCATCCTACTTTGTCAGAGTAACTCTACATTTGATGACCATAGTAATCTATTGATAAGGAGTGATAATGAACGACCAGCATTTAAGCTAAATCCGATGGCTGGGGAGTTCATCCCGCTTTGTCAAATCAACTCTACAGTAGAAGAAGATATCAATGAATTAAGAAGTATTAACGAACGTCCAACAATTAACCTAAATCCGATGACCATGGAGTTCATCCCAATTCGTCAGATCAACTCTACATTAGAAGAAGAAatcaatgaattaataaagaGTGATAACGAACGAACAACATTTAAGCTAAATCCGATGGCTGGGGAATTTACCCCACTTAGTCAGCGTAACTCTACTTTTGATGACGATAGAAATCAATTGATGAAGAGTGATAACGAGATCTCCAATACGGAAATTG TTGAACACTTCATTCCTGGTGCAGCATAA